In Cotesia glomerata isolate CgM1 linkage group LG3, MPM_Cglom_v2.3, whole genome shotgun sequence, one genomic interval encodes:
- the LOC123260337 gene encoding uncharacterized protein LOC123260337 gives MFKRGWAYDSAKNKTKSMEKDGKTINKKVLSGKGKLTAKLIDKLTVYYGLAIKRNYDSVDSMHNAIWGTYYHYCSTDENPQHEMCPGGEGSWCTWQQALATDTLSSYNHDYPALPADVAEAIYPINENLSNVNLLERCVGGFTQNNNESYNQLIWKISPKIVPCGSKVVEIAAYIAAATYNEGTTSLLHIMSALGLSLGTAAHDYAQKEDAERVMISDARALGSTRE, from the coding sequence ATGTTCAAAAGAGGATGGGCTTACGACTCCGCAAAAAATAAGACTAAATCAATGGAAAAAGACggaaaaacaattaataaaaaagtacttTCTGGGAAAGGTAAGCTCACAGCTAAGCTAATAGATAAGCTGACAGTTTATTACGGTTTggcaataaaaagaaattatgaTTCTGTGGACAGTATGCATAATGCAATTTGGGGAACTTATTATCACTATTGTTCGACCGATGAGAATCCTCAACACGAAATGTGCCCAGGTGGAGAAGGTTCATGGTGTACTTGGCAGCAAGCGCTAGCAACAGATACATTATCTTCTTACAACCATGATTATCCAGCTTTACCAGCTGATGTTGCCGAAGCTATATATCCAATTAATGAAAACCTTAGCAACGTAAATTTATTGGAAAGGTGTGTAGGTGGATTCacacaaaataataatgagagTTACAATCAGCTAATCTGGAAAATAAGTCCGAAAATTGTTCCATGTGGCTCTAAAGTTGTTGAAATAGCGGCTTACATTGCAGCTGCAACATATAATGAAGGTACAACATCATTGTTACACATTATGAGTGCATTAGGGCTTTCATTAGGCACCGCAGCTCATGATTATGCTCAGAAAGAGGACGCAGAGCGTGTGATGATCTCCGACGCGAGAGCGCTAGGGAGCACGCGCGAATAA